One Leptolyngbya sp. SIO1E4 genomic region harbors:
- a CDS encoding FHA domain-containing protein, whose protein sequence is MIICPNCNHQNPDGAVQCEACYTPLPTLASCPSCGASVQSDASFCGQCGFDLRSVKTVSAPAPEEATIPDGDVTFSGESELDDPDQGAINIPDLIAPDPLIVPDLVSEVEAGSSPAAPTPTPAINPLEASSPSSVPVPAGQAQANVAAAGAPVPDSRSESTRIQVNQARLFHVQTNTTLELPPQLTLIHLGKPNDRVPPTIDVSGFPNSEIVSRVHADIRVEGDIYYIEDIGSSNGTYVNNMPLPPGNRHRLRPGDRVALGKGDKVTFIFQSA, encoded by the coding sequence ATGATCATTTGCCCAAACTGTAATCATCAAAACCCGGATGGTGCAGTGCAGTGCGAAGCATGTTATACACCTCTTCCTACGTTGGCGAGTTGTCCTAGCTGCGGTGCATCCGTCCAGTCAGATGCCAGCTTCTGTGGACAATGTGGGTTTGATTTGAGAAGTGTCAAAACGGTTTCTGCACCCGCTCCAGAGGAGGCAACCATTCCAGATGGTGATGTCACTTTCTCGGGCGAGTCTGAGCTAGATGATCCCGATCAAGGGGCGATCAACATTCCAGATCTCATCGCACCCGATCCGCTGATAGTCCCAGATTTGGTCTCTGAAGTCGAAGCTGGTTCATCCCCCGCTGCTCCAACCCCAACGCCTGCGATTAATCCCTTAGAGGCGTCCTCCCCCTCGTCTGTTCCCGTTCCTGCCGGTCAAGCACAAGCAAATGTAGCAGCGGCAGGTGCACCCGTCCCTGATAGCCGTAGCGAGTCAACTCGGATCCAGGTTAACCAAGCTCGACTCTTCCATGTACAGACGAATACGACCCTTGAGCTACCGCCTCAACTAACCCTGATTCACTTGGGTAAACCCAATGATCGGGTTCCTCCGACGATTGATGTATCTGGTTTCCCCAACTCTGAAATTGTTTCTCGTGTTCATGCCGATATTCGCGTTGAGGGAGACATTTACTATATTGAGGATATCGGTAGTTCTAATGGCACTTATGTTAACAACATGCCACTACCCCCTGGTAATCGCCACCGGTTACGCCCTGGAGATCGAGTGGCCCTCGGCAAAGGAGATAAAGTCACGTTTATTTTCCAATCGGCCTAG